The Bacillota bacterium DNA segment CGAAGAGTCCGCTCACCTCATCACCCTCCATCGTTTCCGGCGGCGACACCGAGGCTTCCTGCTCTGGAAGGGCCGTGGGCACGTACCATAGTGTGGTCTCTTCTCGCAGCTCGCATTCCCCAGGGGCGTTCGGGGGCTGCGCGTCTCTCTCCCAGTCCGCTCTCCGCGTGAACGCCGGCTGATCATCGCCGGTCCTCCGTCAACTTCCAGCGACCAGCTCGTCAACCACGGCCGGACGAGGGAGGTTGAAGGCCAAGAGCCCGTTGGATCCTCGGTATCCTCTCCTCCGGCACCTGGCGACATCACTTCCCTGCGAATAGTCAAACTTTCTGAAACCATACTACATGGATGGATCGACGGTGCGGTTCGTTCGCAAGGAAAGGGCTGGTCATGAAGTGCTTGCCACGATAGGCAAGACCGCATTCATGTATGTCTTCGTTCTCTTCATCACGCGGCTAATGGGGAAGCGTGAGATCGGCCAACTCTCGCCGTTCGACCTAGTCGTCGCCATAATGATAGCGGACCTGGCGGCCATGCCTCTCGAGGAAAAGCGCATCCACATCCACGACGCGGTCATCCCCATCGTGGTGCTGGCAGCCGCGGAGGTGCTCTTCGCCTTCGTGACGCTGAGAAGCGACAGAGCTAGGGCTATCATCAGCGGTCAGTCCACCATTGTCATTCGGGACGGCCACATAATCGAGGGTAACCTGCGGGAACTTCGCTACAACCTCGACGACCTCCTGGCGGGCTTGCGCGAGAAGAACGTATCAAACATCCAGGACGTCGAGTTCGCTGTCCTCGAGGGTTCAGGCCGCCTCAGTGTGATCATGAAATCGCAGGCACGGCCCGTCACGCCCAGGGACCTCGGGATCACCACCGCTTACGAGGGACTGCCGTACCCTCTCATCACCGACGGGAGGGTCCATTACCAACACCTGGACCAGCTCGGCCTCACCGCGGCGTGGCTCAATGAGGAGCTCGAGAAGAAGGGCGTGAAGGACCCGTCAGACGTTCTCCTGGCTACCCTCGATACAGCCGGTGAATTGTACGTCGCCAAGAAGGAACGGGCCGAGGTGCGCGACCTTCAGTCGAAGGGGAAGCCCGAGCGAGACGCGTCTCAATCCAGTGAGTAGGTAGGGATGATGTGATGGAGCTGTCGAAGGAATTCCGGGATAGGTTCGTCAAAACGCTCCAGGGCAAGGACTACGTGTTGTATGGCGGCCTCCTCCAGCTCGCCCGCCAACACGGGCTGAAGAGGGTCACGACGAACATAGTGCAGATCCCGTCGACCGACAACGGCATGTATGCGGTAGTCGAGGCGGAGATCGAGACTGAGAACGGCGTCTTCAAGGAAGTGGGCGACGCTTCGCCTGAGAGCGTAAACAGGGCGATCCAGCCCCACATCCTGAGGATGGCCGCAACGCGCGCGAAAGCCAGGGCCATGAGGGACGCAGTAGGCATCGATCTCGTGGCCATCGAGGAACTCGGGGACGTGCTCCCGCAGGATGAGATTCCTGGACCGGAGAACCCCGAGGACCTCGTCCTCACATTTGGAAAGTACGCGAGGCGGTCCCTCGGGCTCGTCGCCCGCCAGGACCCCGCGTACGTGGGCTGGCTCGCGGAGAACGCGCGCGACGAGGCGGTGAGGAAAGCCGCCCGCGACGTGCTGCTGAGAGCGGCAGAGGGCGACTCTGGAGAGGCGGAGGGCGGCGTTCCCGAAGAACGCGCCGAGCGGCCACCTACCCACTGACCGACGCCCACTTGAGCGGAAGTCGGAGCGGTGCCCTGGAGCGGTTCAGAGGACTCCGGCCCGTCTGAGCAATCTGCAAGCCCTCCACATCGCAAGGGCCCTGGGTCCACCCTTGCTCAGGAGGAAGCCTGCGAGACCATCGAGTCCCCCGGTCTTGACTTTGGGATCCGAAAGGTACATGGCAAGGAGGCCCTCGACCACTCCTTGGTGAAAGGTCGGACACGGGAGACGGCGAGCGGCCTCCATGGCCTTGTCCACGAAGTATCCCAGTCTCTCCCTTCGCTCCTCGGCGTCCCGGTAGAAACTCACGAAGTTCAGATCGCCCCCACAAGCGTCCTCCTCCTGATCGATGAGGTAGTCCAGGAGGATGTGCAGGCCGCACACCCACGGGAAGTACGCGCTGGAGATTGCCGCCACGACGTCCGGACTCGCGCCCCAGCCGGGACGCGAATGGCGGTCCGGGGTCGCCGCAAGGTTCAGGAGCGCGAAGACCCCAAGCGTGGAGCCTGCGGCCGCGGCAAACTCCCACCAGGCAATGGGCGCGCGATCGCTGCCTTCGCGCCCTCCAACTTCCCCGAGCCATTCACGTCTCCACCACTCGGTGAGCAGCGGCACTCTCGCCTGCGTCCGCCCGTGCTTAAGCGCCTGGAGGTCAGTATACAGCCTCGCTAAGCGAAGAACCTCTGCCTTGAGCGCTCCACGGTAACCTGGAAGCAGAGAGATCTGCCTCCTACACTCGTCCACGAGCGCGCGCAGGTATCCACCGTCGGACTTACGAGGATACAGAGCGTAGTAATCACCAGGGTCCGAACCGCACGAGGTGACGGTGGCGGCGGGGTCTGGTTTGGTCGCGCCCTCGCAGGGGCTGGCCGCCATGAGAGCGTCCAGCATGGACTGATGGAGCCTTTCGAACGCACGAGCATCGCACACCCCTGCGCGGTCGCAGAGGTTGTCGAGGTAATCGCTGATCGTCTGGTACGCGACTATGAAAGAAACGAGCCCCGGCGAACGGAGCGGAGCGAGGCCGTACACTGACCCGCCTATTGCGTGGAACAGCTTGCGGCGCATGCTGGCAAGACCGTGAGCCCGGAGCTCCGGGTCGGGGCAGCGTCGGATCGCTGCCCGCCACCTTGCCAGCTCCCTATGAACTCTCGGCACCACCCATAAAGACATGGCGCGTATGAACCTGGATGCGGTCCAGCGCGAATCGCGGCACTCTCGGCGCGACACTCACCTCACCCAGCCGTAGTGTTGCCCGGTTAGATCCTCTTGATTACGGCTCTTGTCTTTGCCTTCGCGACAGCCACTCACGCAGCCGCGCGAGAGGCCAGGCGTTAACGACGTGCGACCGCTCTAGCCAGCCCCTCCTCGCGACGCCGACGCCGAACACCATGTAGCCGAGCTGATCGAAGCTGTGAGAGTCCGTGTTCACAGCGAGCACCGCTCCCGCGTCTCGGGCCTTCCGGGCCCATCCGGAGTCAAGGTCCAGGCGGTCGGGAAACGCGTTGATCTCAAGGGCAACCCCGCTCCGGGCCGCCTCGCTGATGAGCTCTTGCACGTCTACTTCGTAGCCATCGCGCCTCCCGAGAACTCTTCCCGTGGGATGGCCGATCACGTCTACGTTCGGGTTCCTCATCGCCCTGATTATCCTGTCTGTCATAGCCTCCCTGGGTTGCTTGAACGACGAATGCACGGAGGCGACCACGATGTCGAGGCGCGCGAGGACCTCATCCGGGAGGTCGAGGGTCCCGTCCTTCTTGATGTCGACCTCAATACCTGAAAGCACTGTTATGCCCCTCAAATGGCGGCCGAGATCCGCAATGAACTCGACCTGCCTCAAGACCTCGTCGGCTGTGAGACCTCCTGCGATGCCCAATGACTGCGAATGGTCGCATATGGCTATGTACTCGTAACCTCTCGCCTTCGCGGCCTCCGCCATGGCCGCTATCGAGGAGGCGCCGTCGCTCCAATCGCTGTGGACGTGAAGGTCGCCGAGGATGTCCCTTTCTCGGATGAGATCCGGTAGCCTTCCCTCGAGCGCCGCCTCGATCTCACCCGCATCCTCTCTTAGCTCCGGGGGCACGAACGCTAGACCCAGAGCAGCGTAGATGTCCTCCTCGCAAGTCACTGGAAGCATGACTCCATCATCAGAGAAGACCCCGTGCTCGTTGACGGTAAGACCGCGCCTCCTGGCGATGCCGCGGAGTCTGACGTTGTGCGCCTTCGAGCCTGTGGCGTGATGCAGCGCGGCTGCGAAGTCAGAGGGCGGGACCACCCATAGGTCGACGTCAGGCCCGCTCCGAGTCGCAAATGACCCGCGCTCGTCACCCGCGCTGAGGGTCCGAGAGACCTCGTGCCACGTTCCCATCGCCTCCATGACCGCGCCAGCCTTCTCCGCGGCAACAACGATATCAAGGTCGCCGCAGGTTTCCCTCCACCTGCGCACGCTTCCTGCGACCGCCGCATCGTAGACTCCGTCCACCGAGACCACCCTATCGAGGACCAGGCGAGCCATCGCCAACGCCGTCCCCAACGGAATCTGCGTCCAATGGTCCTCGCGCAGCCTTTCGATGGCCCGGAGGATGTTCTCAGCGCTCTTCGCACCGATGCCAGGCACACCTTTCAACCTGCCATCCCGCGCAGCCCTCTCCAGTTCCTCGAGAGTGGCGATGCCGAGGTGACGGAAAACCGCCATCGCAGTTCGCGGGCCTACTCCGGGAATCCTCAAGAGCTGCCGCAGCCCTGGCGGCACCTCTCGCCTTAAGTCGTCAAGCAATCTGAGTCTGCCGGTGGTCGCGATCTCTGCGGTTTTCTTCTCTATTGCCTCACCTATCCCCTCGATGTGCTTGAGCCTTCCCTCGGCGGCGACCGTTGCCGCATTCTCAGGAAGGCTCTCGATGATGTCCGCCGCACGCATATACGCGCGAACCTTGAAAGGATTCTCCCCCTTGAGCTCCAAAAGGTCTGCAAGCTCGCGGAACATGGAAGCGATCTCCAGGTTGTCCATCCCTACGCTTCCCTCCCCGCTCGGAGCCGTCGCGCCGCCAAGGATGGCTCCTTACGCCTCACGCACGACCGCCCGGCTTGGCCTTGGGCACACCCCCCTCAGGTTCGGGTGCGCGTCCGCTGCCGCTCTCCCGATGAATGAATGATGGCATCCCAGTTGGAAGGATCGCCTCGATCTTGTCGTATATGACGGGAGATGCCTCCAGGAACTCCCTTGCTATGGACGAGCTGTCGATGATCTCGCGTAGGCCCCTGACTGGAAGCGCGTACAGGACCAGAACCGCGACAGCCACGAGCACGGCGCCCTTGACCAGCCCGAACAGCGCGCCACCGGCCGCGTCAAGCCAGGACACCGGAGTGTACCGCACGAGCCTGCCCCAGATCCACTCCACTATGGCCACGGTGATGCCGACGCCGACGCAGATGGCAGCGAATCCGAGGATATTCGCGACCGCCCTTGAAAGCACGAAGTAGTCGAGGAGGAAGGTGCCGACTTCCTCATAGTACTGAAAGGCCAGGATAACAGCGGCCACAAGCCCTGCGAGCCCCAGCACCTGCCGGACCAGGCCCTGCCTGAGCCCCGCGACCCCCATGAGGCCCACGAAGACCAGGATGAGAAGGCTCAACCAGTCCACTCCTAACGCACTCCTCTACGTCGTTTTACCTCGATTCCTCCACCATTCGCATGAGTTCCTCGTAGCGCGCTCTCAGCTTCTCGAGGTCATCAGCGAAGGAAAGACACGCGAGGATAGCCGCTCGGCTTCGTGCGATCCTCGGATTGGCAGACAGAGCCGCTCGAACCCGTTCGTCCACCGCCCTTGCCAGCAATCTCACGTATTCCGCGTCAGCGTCAGCTCTGACAGTGTACTCTTCGTCGACGATCTTCACGGTGACGCGGCTTTTCCTCGGCCCGGTCGCCCCTCTCCCAGTATCGCTCAATGGACTCGTTCCCATCATACGTTCGACGCTCCCTGACGCGATCCGATATGGCTTGCTTGTGTCCGGTCCCGCGTCCGCTTCGTTCACACCCAATCGGTCAGGAAGGGTATTCTACAGCATGGCTCGGATTACCTGCCGTCCACGCGTCCGGGCGCCAATTTCGACCTAGCGCGAAACGAACCGCCCACATAGAGAGGGGCGACCTGCGTCATGCCCGCACAGTCGCCCCCAGCCTCTCGGCCAAAGCGCGAGAGACGGCCCTGTGGGCTTTCTCCACTTCCTCGTCGGTTAGCGTGCGTTCGGGACTCCGGTACGTTATGGAGAATGCGAGGCTCTTATGTCCTTCCGGCACTTGAGGACCCTCGTACACATCGAAGAGCCTCAGAGCCTCCACGAGCCCGGTCGCTGCCGAAGCCATCACCCTCTCGACGTCAGAGCTCGCCACCTCGCGCCTCACGACGACGGCCAGGTCCCTCGTGACGGCTGGGAACCTTGCGGGTGGCTTCACGCGGAGAGCCGGCTCCCTCGCGGCCAGTATGGTTTTGAGGTCGAGTTCCGCGACGAACACACGCTTCCGAAGTCCGAAGGCTTCCCGGACGTCCGGATGAAGCTCACCCAGGAATCCGATGTCCTCGCCGCCTCGCGGCCCATCTCCTACGACCGCTTTTGCGGTCCTCCCCGGGTGCAGTGACGGGTGAACCCACGGGGAGAAAACCACACGCCTCAGTCCGAGGCCCTCGAGGAGCGCCTCTACTATGCCCTTCAAGTCGAAGAACCCCGCGTCCACCGCCTTCCTCTCCCACGAAGGCTCCGATAGCCTGCCCATTATCGCAAGACCTACCTTCACCGGCTCGCACGGGAGGAGATCATCGTTTGCGACAACCCTGCTCCGCGGACCATCGCCCCGTTCTATCTCACAAACGGATGAGTCTTCGCGCTCGCGCTTCAGATACACCCGAGCGATTTCGTATATGGCGACATCGTCCTCGCGGTGCGCAGCGTTTCTCTTGAGCACGTCCAGAAGGCTTGTGAGGAGCGTCATCCTCAACATCGTGTAGTCGCTCGAAAGGGGGTTGGATATCTTGACGGCAAGCCTCTGGACCTCAGTTTCAGCAAGCCTGAGAGCACGGCATGCCTCGAGGTTGGTAAAGGTGATCGTCTCCACCTCCGAGAGCCCACACGATCTGAGGATCTCTCCCGCCTTCGACGCAAGCCTTGTCTCGGCGTCGCGGCGTACCTCTGGAGGCGCTCCCTTCGGAAGAGTGGCCTCTATCCTGTCGTACCCGTACAGCCTCGCAATCTCCTCCACGAGATCCTCCTCCCGGGATACATCCGGTCGGTGGTCGGGGACGAGCACGCGGTACGATCCACCGTCCCAGGGCTCAACGATGAACCCGAGTCGCATCAAGATGTCCTTCATGTCCTCCTCGCGGATGTCCGTCCCCAGCAGAAGGTTCACGCGCTGTGGACGAAGACGGACGAACACATGG contains these protein-coding regions:
- a CDS encoding DUF421 domain-containing protein, with amino-acid sequence MLATIGKTAFMYVFVLFITRLMGKREIGQLSPFDLVVAIMIADLAAMPLEEKRIHIHDAVIPIVVLAAAEVLFAFVTLRSDRARAIISGQSTIVIRDGHIIEGNLRELRYNLDDLLAGLREKNVSNIQDVEFAVLEGSGRLSVIMKSQARPVTPRDLGITTAYEGLPYPLITDGRVHYQHLDQLGLTAAWLNEELEKKGVKDPSDVLLATLDTAGELYVAKKERAEVRDLQSKGKPERDASQSSE
- a CDS encoding tetraprenyl-beta-curcumene synthase family protein; translated protein: MSLWVVPRVHRELARWRAAIRRCPDPELRAHGLASMRRKLFHAIGGSVYGLAPLRSPGLVSFIVAYQTISDYLDNLCDRAGVCDARAFERLHQSMLDALMAASPCEGATKPDPAATVTSCGSDPGDYYALYPRKSDGGYLRALVDECRRQISLLPGYRGALKAEVLRLARLYTDLQALKHGRTQARVPLLTEWWRREWLGEVGGREGSDRAPIAWWEFAAAAGSTLGVFALLNLAATPDRHSRPGWGASPDVVAAISSAYFPWVCGLHILLDYLIDQEEDACGGDLNFVSFYRDAEERRERLGYFVDKAMEAARRLPCPTFHQGVVEGLLAMYLSDPKVKTGGLDGLAGFLLSKGGPRALAMWRACRLLRRAGVL
- the polX gene encoding DNA polymerase/3'-5' exonuclease PolX, with the protein product MDNLEIASMFRELADLLELKGENPFKVRAYMRAADIIESLPENAATVAAEGRLKHIEGIGEAIEKKTAEIATTGRLRLLDDLRREVPPGLRQLLRIPGVGPRTAMAVFRHLGIATLEELERAARDGRLKGVPGIGAKSAENILRAIERLREDHWTQIPLGTALAMARLVLDRVVSVDGVYDAAVAGSVRRWRETCGDLDIVVAAEKAGAVMEAMGTWHEVSRTLSAGDERGSFATRSGPDVDLWVVPPSDFAAALHHATGSKAHNVRLRGIARRRGLTVNEHGVFSDDGVMLPVTCEEDIYAALGLAFVPPELREDAGEIEAALEGRLPDLIRERDILGDLHVHSDWSDGASSIAAMAEAAKARGYEYIAICDHSQSLGIAGGLTADEVLRQVEFIADLGRHLRGITVLSGIEVDIKKDGTLDLPDEVLARLDIVVASVHSSFKQPREAMTDRIIRAMRNPNVDVIGHPTGRVLGRRDGYEVDVQELISEAARSGVALEINAFPDRLDLDSGWARKARDAGAVLAVNTDSHSFDQLGYMVFGVGVARRGWLERSHVVNAWPLARLREWLSRRQRQEP
- a CDS encoding CvpA family protein — translated: MDWLSLLILVFVGLMGVAGLRQGLVRQVLGLAGLVAAVILAFQYYEEVGTFLLDYFVLSRAVANILGFAAICVGVGITVAIVEWIWGRLVRYTPVSWLDAAGGALFGLVKGAVLVAVAVLVLYALPVRGLREIIDSSSIAREFLEASPVIYDKIEAILPTGMPSFIHRESGSGRAPEPEGGVPKAKPGGRA
- a CDS encoding cell division protein ZapA, encoding MSDTGRGATGPRKSRVTVKIVDEEYTVRADADAEYVRLLARAVDERVRAALSANPRIARSRAAILACLSFADDLEKLRARYEELMRMVEESR
- the pheT gene encoding phenylalanine--tRNA ligase subunit beta, which gives rise to MLVPYEWLKEFVPELPAPNEVARELTLAGVAVEALAGDGARAVFDFEITHNRPDLLSVLGIAREAAAVFSLALRHPELAVVEDAGDAHETAAVKIEASDLCRRYAARVVTDVEIRPSPDWMQARLEAAGVRPVNNIVDVTNYVMLEVGQPLHAFDLDLLAGRRIVVRRAAPGEWITTIDGERRSLDEDILVIADSERPVAIAGVMGGMETEVSERTRTVLLESANFDGVSVWRASRALRMRTEASSRFSRGLWPENARIGVERAASLIQAIGAGKVARGMLDAYPGQEDHVFVRLRPQRVNLLLGTDIREEDMKDILMRLGFIVEPWDGGSYRVLVPDHRPDVSREEDLVEEIARLYGYDRIEATLPKGAPPEVRRDAETRLASKAGEILRSCGLSEVETITFTNLEACRALRLAETEVQRLAVKISNPLSSDYTMLRMTLLTSLLDVLKRNAAHREDDVAIYEIARVYLKREREDSSVCEIERGDGPRSRVVANDDLLPCEPVKVGLAIMGRLSEPSWERKAVDAGFFDLKGIVEALLEGLGLRRVVFSPWVHPSLHPGRTAKAVVGDGPRGGEDIGFLGELHPDVREAFGLRKRVFVAELDLKTILAAREPALRVKPPARFPAVTRDLAVVVRREVASSDVERVMASAATGLVEALRLFDVYEGPQVPEGHKSLAFSITYRSPERTLTDEEVEKAHRAVSRALAERLGATVRA